The following is a genomic window from Rhododendron vialii isolate Sample 1 chromosome 9a, ASM3025357v1.
AGGTATTGGGGATTCGGTTTCATGGAATTCCATTGTGTCTGCTTACGTGCAGAATGGGGAACCTAGGACTGCACTAGAGATGTTtgttgaaatgggtttggaTAGTGGTTATAGGTTCCGTGCTGATGCTGTTAGCCTTGTTAATATCCTTCCGGCTTGTGCTGCCATTGGGGCATGTGGGAGGGGTAAGCAGGTTCATGGTTATGCAGTTAGAAATGGCCTTTTAGAGGATGTGTTTGTGGCTAATGCGGTGGTTGATATGTATGCGAAATGTGGGTTGATGGACCAAGCAACCCAGTTTTTTGATCGAATGGAGGTGAAGGACGTGGTTTCTTGGAATGCAATGGTTGCTGGGTATTCACGAATTGGTAGATGCGAGGAGGCTCTCTGTTTATTTGAGAAAATGGTGGATGTAGGTATTGAGTTGAATGTTGTGACATGGAGTGCTGTTATTGCAGGGTATGCTCAGAGGGGTTTTGGGTATGAAGCGATCAACGTGTTCCGGCGAATGCAAATTTGTGGGTTGGAGCCAAATGTTGTTACCCTTGTGTCCCTTCTGTCCGGCTGTGCTTCTGCTGGAGCATTGCTTCAAGGGAAGGAGACTCATTGCTACGCCATCAAACGTGTTCTTAGTGTAGATGGTTGTGATACTGGGGATGAAATGATGGTGATCAATGGTCTTATTGATGTGTATTCTAAATGTAGAAGGACCAAAGTTGCTCGAACTATCTTCAACTCCATAGCCTTTGAGAAGAGAAATGTTGTGACCTGGACTGTTATGATAGGTGGGTATGCCCAACTAGGGGATGCCAATGATGCATTGGAACTTTTCTCCGATATGCTGAAGGGGGATAATTCTTTAGTGCCAAATGAATTTACTATATCCTGTGCTCTGATGGCTTGTGCTCGTCTTGGATTGCTAAGATTCGGCAGACAAATTCATGGGTATGTGTTACGCAACCGTTATGAGACTGTGATGCTGTTCATAGCCAATTGCCTGATAGACATGTATGCCAGATCTGGAGATGTTGACGCTGCTCGCATCGTATTTGAAACCATGTGTCATAGAAACACTGTCTCTTGGACATCCCTAATGGCAGGATATGGGATGCATGGTCAGGGTGAAGAGGCTCTTCAAGTTTTTGAGGAGATGAGAAGTATAGGTCTGATGCCCGATGGTGTAACATTTGTCGTTGTACTCTATGCTTGCAGTCATTCCGGAATGATTGGTGAGGCAATCAAATACTTTGACAGCATGAGCTCAAAATTTGGGGTTGTACCGGGCATAGAACACTATGCTTGCATGGTTGACCTGTTGGGTCGCTCTGGTCGTTTGAATGAAGCTATGAAACTGATAGAAGGCATGCCTATGGAACCAAACCCAATAGTATGGGTGGCATTGTTGAGTGCTTGCAGAATCCATGcacatgttgaaattggggaaTATGCTGCAAATAAATTGTTAGAATTGGAGTCAGAGGGTGATGGATCATATACTCTACTTTCAAATCTATATGCCAATGCTGGGCGGTGGAAAGATGTGGCGAGGATCAGATCTTTGATGAAGTATACGAGGATCAAGAAGAGACCTGGCTGCAGTTGGGTCCAAGGAAAAAAGGGCACAACAACTTTTTATGTGGGGGACAGATCACATCCACTGTCTCAGGAAATTTATAATGTTCTTGGAGACTTGATTCACCGCATCAAAGCCCTTGGCTATGTGCCTGAGACAAGCTTTGCTTTACATGATGTAGAGGATGAGGAGAAAGGCGATACACTTTATGAGCACAGTGAAAAACTAGCTCTTGCCTTTGGCATCCTCACCTCTCCTCCTGGGATGCCCATTAGGATCACCAAGAATATGCGCGTCTGTGGTGATTGCCATAATGCCATTACCTACATCTCTAAAATCATCAACCATGAAATTATACTCAGGGATGCAAGTCGCTTCCATCATTTCAAGAATGGATCTTGTTCCTGCCGAGGGTATTGGTGAAGACAGAATGATGCATGTCTGCTGAATATTTGGAGACATTATGGAGGTATGGTACTAGCATAAGTTGATTAACTCTATGAAGTCTTAACTATTTGCATGGTAATACGAGGTCTAGAAAATAACATGTCCTAGTTTGACGGTTTGGCCCAATGGTTAGTTCAATGACTTGTGGAACTGTCCTAACTATTTTCATGGTAATACGAGGTCTAGAAAATAACATGTCCTAGTTTGACGGTTTGACCCAATGGTTAGTTCAATGACTTGAGGAACTGTCCTTTAAATCGGGTAGAAGGAC
Proteins encoded in this region:
- the LOC131299983 gene encoding pentatricopeptide repeat-containing protein At5g16860, whose amino-acid sequence is MLLHPLLPSQLQNQVQNLTFSTLSTSLLHLLKQCKSLTQAKLLHQQLTVNGLTSSPTTLSRLVAAYLNGAASPSHALASLERLPPSPLSVFYWNALIKAHLRLGSLHGALGLFGRMRGLGWRPDGYTFPYVLKACGELPSFRHGSSVHGVVCALGFESNVYVCNAVVAMYGRCGALENARQVFDEMSRRGIGDSVSWNSIVSAYVQNGEPRTALEMFVEMGLDSGYRFRADAVSLVNILPACAAIGACGRGKQVHGYAVRNGLLEDVFVANAVVDMYAKCGLMDQATQFFDRMEVKDVVSWNAMVAGYSRIGRCEEALCLFEKMVDVGIELNVVTWSAVIAGYAQRGFGYEAINVFRRMQICGLEPNVVTLVSLLSGCASAGALLQGKETHCYAIKRVLSVDGCDTGDEMMVINGLIDVYSKCRRTKVARTIFNSIAFEKRNVVTWTVMIGGYAQLGDANDALELFSDMLKGDNSLVPNEFTISCALMACARLGLLRFGRQIHGYVLRNRYETVMLFIANCLIDMYARSGDVDAARIVFETMCHRNTVSWTSLMAGYGMHGQGEEALQVFEEMRSIGLMPDGVTFVVVLYACSHSGMIGEAIKYFDSMSSKFGVVPGIEHYACMVDLLGRSGRLNEAMKLIEGMPMEPNPIVWVALLSACRIHAHVEIGEYAANKLLELESEGDGSYTLLSNLYANAGRWKDVARIRSLMKYTRIKKRPGCSWVQGKKGTTTFYVGDRSHPLSQEIYNVLGDLIHRIKALGYVPETSFALHDVEDEEKGDTLYEHSEKLALAFGILTSPPGMPIRITKNMRVCGDCHNAITYISKIINHEIILRDASRFHHFKNGSCSCRGYW